In Meles meles chromosome 14, mMelMel3.1 paternal haplotype, whole genome shotgun sequence, a single window of DNA contains:
- the LOC123956040 gene encoding regulatory factor X-associated protein, which yields MVQGVHGECKKAVGLPAGFSKKSAVLPSAPDTSTSHTASAAAAAPAKRGASRQRQSRTCAAAPSLAAQPRPSETPSSQKGTRRGNAHAQAQSGVSSTEVQGVVEGAGPGAASGALRPGAPAPAPALGQALAPAAPVPAPSSQFTLLVMHPCGAQDDSAAEGVLRQAPALGDGAGASKSIRYLCEVAGTGEEEAGEDEADLLDTSDAPGGGESTASLEDLEDEETHSGGEGGSGGSRRQSSGGGSMSKTCTFEGCSETTSQVAKQRKPWMCKKHRNKMYKDKYKKKKSDQALNCSGSAQPGSTGNVRLEESTDNILSIVKQRTGTFGDRPARPTLLEQVLNQKRLSLLRSPEVVQFLQKQQQLLNQQVLEQRQQQFPGTSV from the exons GTTTCAGCAAAAAAAGCGCCGTCTTACCCAGCGCCCCGGACACTTCAACTTCACACACAGCCTCCGCAGCAGCGGCGGCGCCAGCAAAGCGTGGCGCCTCCCGCCAGCGCCAGAGCCGCACTTGCGCAGCAGCTCCTTCGCTGGCGGCTCAGCCCCGCCCCTCAGAAACGCCAAGTTCCCAGAAAGGCACCCGGCGTGGAAACGCTCACGCGCAGGCGCAGTCGG GTGTCAGCAGCACGGAGGTGCAGGGTGTTGTCGAGGGTGCGGGGCCGGGCGCTGCCAGCGGCGCGCTCCGCCCCGgggcccccgcccccgctcccgctctgggccaggccctggCTCCAGCGGCCCCCGTCCCGGCCCCGTCCTCGCAGTTTACTCTGCTGGTGATGCACCCCTGCGGAGCGCAGGACGACTCTGCGGCCGAGGGCGTCCTGAGGCAGGCTCCGGCCCTGGGGGACGGCGCCGGTGCGAGCAAGTCCATTAGGTACCTGTGCGAAGTGGCGGGGACTGgcgaggaggaggcaggggaggatGAAGCCGACCTGCTGGACACTTCTGACGCCCCAGGAGGAGGCGAAAGCACCGCTAGTTTGGAGGATCTGGAGGATGAGGAGACCCACTCTGGTGGCGAGGGTGGCAGCGGGGGATCCCGGAGACAGAGCAGCGGCGGGGGCAGCATGAGCAAGACCTGCACCTTCGAGGGCTGCAGCGAGACCACGAGCCAGGTGGCCAAGCAGCGGAAGCCTTGGATGTGCAAGAAACACCGCAACAAGATGTATAaggacaaatacaaaaaaaagaaaagtgaccaGGCCCTTAACTGCAGTGGGTCAGCCCAGCCTGGCAGCACGGGAAACGTCAGACTGGAG GAAAGTACAGATAACATACTCTCCATTGTTAAACAAAGAACAGGAACCTTTGGGGATCGTCCTGCAAGACCTACTCTTTTAGAACAAGTGTTAAATCAAAAAAGACTG tcGTTACTAAGAAGTCCAGAAGTGGTGCAGTTTTTACAGAAACAGCAACAACTATTAAATCAGCAAGTTTTGGAGCAAAGACAGCAGCAGTTTCCAGGAACATCAGTGTGA